In Tepidibacillus fermentans, a single genomic region encodes these proteins:
- the obgE gene encoding GTPase ObgE, whose amino-acid sequence MFVDKVKVYVKGGDGGNGQKAFRREKYVPLGGPAGGDGGKGGDVILEVDEGLRTLLDFRYQKHFKASRGENGRNKGQHGANAEDMIVKVPPGTVVIDDDTGEVLADLTHHGQQVVVAKGGRGGRGNMRFATAANPAPDIAEKGEPGEERYLVLELKVMADVGLAGFPSVGKSTLLSVVSKAKPKIAAYHFTTLSPNLGVVEVGDGRSFVLADLPGLIEGAHLGAGLGHQFLRHIERTRIILHVVDMAGSEGRDPYEDWVKINHELEQYNLRLLERPQLIVANKMDLPEAKENLKAFREKIGDKYPIYPISAITGEGIKELLFATADLLDTLPTEPYIEEVEHEERKIYKSEAKEEQEFTVHKENEFFVVKGEKIEKLFKMTDFNQYDSVQRFARILRKMGVDEALRNLGAKDGDSVRIADYEFEFVE is encoded by the coding sequence ATGTTTGTTGATAAAGTAAAAGTTTATGTAAAAGGTGGGGATGGTGGAAACGGTCAAAAGGCGTTTCGTCGAGAAAAATATGTTCCTCTTGGTGGCCCAGCAGGTGGTGATGGCGGAAAAGGGGGAGATGTGATTCTAGAAGTTGATGAAGGACTTCGAACCCTTCTTGATTTTCGCTATCAAAAGCATTTTAAAGCCTCGCGAGGGGAAAATGGTCGAAATAAGGGGCAACATGGGGCAAATGCTGAAGATATGATCGTTAAGGTTCCACCTGGAACAGTCGTGATCGATGATGATACTGGGGAAGTTTTGGCTGATTTAACTCATCATGGACAACAAGTCGTTGTCGCAAAGGGGGGAAGAGGTGGCCGCGGGAATATGCGGTTTGCAACCGCTGCGAATCCTGCTCCTGATATTGCGGAAAAAGGGGAGCCAGGAGAAGAACGGTACCTGGTATTAGAACTAAAAGTGATGGCCGATGTAGGGCTTGCTGGTTTTCCTAGTGTTGGAAAGTCGACTCTCTTATCCGTAGTTTCCAAAGCAAAACCCAAAATAGCAGCCTATCACTTCACCACATTATCACCCAATTTGGGCGTTGTTGAGGTAGGAGATGGTCGTAGTTTTGTTCTTGCAGATTTGCCAGGATTGATTGAGGGAGCACATTTAGGCGCTGGATTAGGTCATCAATTTTTACGTCACATTGAACGGACAAGGATCATTTTACATGTGGTTGATATGGCCGGATCTGAAGGTCGTGACCCCTATGAGGATTGGGTTAAGATTAATCATGAATTAGAACAATATAACCTACGTTTACTCGAAAGACCACAATTGATCGTTGCCAACAAGATGGACCTACCTGAAGCAAAGGAGAATTTAAAAGCCTTTCGTGAAAAAATAGGAGATAAGTATCCGATCTATCCGATTTCCGCGATTACTGGTGAAGGAATCAAGGAATTACTGTTTGCGACAGCTGATTTATTAGATACGTTACCGACTGAACCATACATTGAAGAAGTAGAACATGAGGAAAGAAAGATTTATAAGAGCGAGGCAAAAGAAGAACAAGAATTTACAGTACATAAAGAAAACGAGTTCTTTGTTGTTAAAGGAGAAAAGATTGAAAAGCTATTCAAGATGACAGATTTTAACCAATATGATTCAGTCCAACGATTTGCTCGCATATTGCGAAAAATGGGTGTGGATGAAGCCCTTCGAAACTTAGGGGCAAAAGATGGAGACAGTGTTCGAATCGCCGATTATGAATTTGAATTTGTGGAGTGA